The Neurospora crassa OR74A linkage group V, whole genome shotgun sequence sequence AAACAACAAGAATTACACGATTCGTCTACTTGAGTCCCAGAGGAGAAATagaaggatgaagaagaagaagaagaagatgatgatgatgagggtcAAACTGGAAACAAAAGATCAAGACACAACTGAAGCAGCACACCGTGGATTGGGTAGCTGAGGAGCCTTTTATTGAACACATGGCTGCGGAACATTGTCTCCAGGAGCGGAACAGCAGGCAGGGGCTTGATGCACCTCAATGGCTCCGAATGGTTCTTGGGTGCCGAAGCCGTCGACCTCTCGGGATCTTCCTTTTGCTCGGGTTCTCGGTTCCCCAGCCCAAAACGGCGGGTGTTGCTTCAACAAGACCCAAAACGAGAGGCCGGGCATCGATCGGTCTGCCTCGGCTCGCTGGCGGATCGTGGGGTTGTAGAATGTGGGGAGCACGGGACCATGTCTCCAATCTCCAACATCTTGTTCATGATTGGTTGGACtgtcttgtccttctccagttgtATCATCGAGCGTTGGAGGCGCATCCGGCATGTGATGTGTCCCTGGCGGTTTGGACAAGGAACCACGGCATCATCTCGATCGAGGCGGTCAATACTTCTTGATAACGATTCTTGTGTCTTTTAAACTTGAGTTTGGGATTTACTATGGTATAGGTTCTCTTCGTGTattgggagaagaggagatggCGCCAAGTTTCAAAGATGACCAACTGGCAGCGTGGACCGTGGCCCCATGGGGCAGCTCTTTGCCAAGCATCAAGGTATCGGCCCCCACCACTGTCAAAGGTCGTGTGGTTGTTACGGTTTTCACCTGGACAAACTTCAACATGGAGATGCTTTGAAAAGGCCGAGAGTGTATGACATAGAGATGGTGAGATTCTGACTTAATAGGAGTGTTGTTGTATATTACCCATCTTTCAAGGTTGTCgtcgaggaagaaaaagagacacGACGATTTGGTATTGGCTGCTGGCAACAGGCAACCGCCCTGAACCCCTCATTGAATGGGATTCTCCACCTTACTAGGACATCTGCCAAAAGAGAATTGAAGCTTCATCTCGTCCAGTTGACGATCTAGAACGAAGCAAAAAAATTACAGTGGTGCGGATCTCTTTACGACAATCCAGACCCTACCCCTTTGGAGCTGCTGGCCACCTATCGAGCTACCATTCACTACAGTAGCTTGCTGAGCTTTTAGCGTTTGACTGGCGGGCAAGCCTAAGGTATGATCATTGCCTCGAGGTCATCAGTCAGTGTGTTCAGGCTTTTGTAAGTTTTTTTTAGCAAATAGCTTCTCCTTTCTATCTGTCGAGTAACGTGTCAGTTAAGGGGTTAGTCACGCCGAGCACGGTCATTGCCTCTAACTATTGCCTTCAAGCTGTCCAAGTTTTGATCTGGTAATGTTTTTGTCAAAAGCATGCGTGAGATATCAACTTCGATTGGTCACCATAGTGGGAAGCAACACCACTTTTCCCACGCAGGGTCTGGCATATGGTACCAAGTGGTATCGTGAAGGGCCGACGGGCAGTGCACGCGGGATACTAGGATGACGCTGTCTGTCGAGGTCAGTCTCTGCCGTTTCAGCGAGCCTCTTATCAGCTGGTTTCATGATACCCCTTCGAGTAATGTTCGGCTGTCTTCCGGTTGGACATCACAGACAGTCAAGTCATCCAAGGGACGGGGAAGGCACGCAGCCTCACTGTCGTCGACGAAATCCCACTGAGTCGCTCATGCGTCAACGCCATGAGATTTGGATAGTATACTGGACCTTCAAGCTGTCTATATATGCTCGGGTTCATTGACCGCTTCATTTATTCGCTTATCACAAAATCACACCGCCAAAGGCgcactatttatatttttgaCATCGTTCTATCTCGACTTTGGAGGACAGCTCTTCCACAAGTCTTCACATCAAGACTCCTCCACGTTCTTACCTCCTTTCAAACCTCACTTGgcttaaataatttcttgCCACTTTGCTTCGCCACCTTCGACCAAGATGGATGCTTACTCCATGTCCGTTGCTAGTGCTTCCCATAAGAGCACCTCGAGGATATATCAAGATTTGAAATCATCCAGGTTGCATACAGTCTCGAATTTCAGTTTCGATAAGTTGTCGAGTCGGTTTGGTATTTTTCACAGTCCTTGCAAGGTGATAGTTACCCCAAAAGCTCTGTAACTCGAGATATACTCACATTAAAGTAGTCTGGCACAATGGATTCTACAAAAAGACCCCATGTTGGCATTGTGGGAGCAGGCATGGCGGGATTGCGGAGCGCCGGCTATCTACTCGAACTCGGCTTCCAAGTCACCATTCTGGAGGCAAGAGACCGTCTCGGCGGAAGGATATACCAAGAAAAGCTCCCCAACGGCCATTTTGTGGACATGGGAGCGAATTGGATTCATGGAACGAAAGAAAACTCCATCTTTCAGCTCGCCAAGGAAACAGGCACTATCGCGACGAACTGGGACGGCGACGCAGCAGTGTTTGACGAACACGGCGATATACTTCCAGCGAAGGATAGCGAGAGGTATTCCACGATAATGTGGAATATTATTGCGGAGGCTTTTCAGTACTCGGACAAGCACAGTGCCGACATTGACAGCAACCGATCACTTTTGGATTTCTTCAAAGAGAAAGTGGTAGAGCAGATTCCGGAGACAGAAGAGGACTAtgcaaggaaaaggaagattgTGCTCCAGATGGCGGAATTATGGGGCGCATTCGTGGGCAGTCCTGTTGAGAAACAGAGCCTCAAGTTCTTTTGGCTGGAGGAGTGTCTGGACGGAGGTATGTGAACTTGTCTACCCCCTGAACTTGGACGAGACTGACAAGAAGCAGAAAACCTCTTTTGCTCCGGCACCTACCGGAAAATCATGGAAAAGATTGTAGCCCCCGTCGTGGATGGCGGTGCCGATATCAAACTCCAAACCAGAGTCGCTGAAATCTTTGGCAAGTCAAGCacaggcagcagcaacactgTCAAAGTCAAAACATCCGACAACCAATACTACGAGTTCGAAGAACTCGTCCTCACCACCCCTCTAGGCTGGCTCAAGCAAAACCTCCAGGTTTTCCACCCCCCGCTCCCTCCCCGCCTAACGACCGCCATCCAAAGCATCGGCTACGGCTGTCTCGAAAAAGTCTACATCTCTTTTCCCAAAGCCTTTTGGCTCGAACCCGACgcctacaacaacaacaacaacaacaacagcaacagcaacaagaacaaccgCACAGTCAAAGGTTTCTGCCAATGGCTCTCGCCCTCCTACGCCTCCGCGACCAATCCCTCCCGCTGGACCAACGAGATCGTCGAGCTCGGCTCCATCGACCCATCCGTCGCCCACCCGACTCTGCTTTTTTACATCTACGGCGCCGAGTCCGAGTACGTAACCTCCAAGGTCAGctccctttcctcttcttctgctcccaGTTCCGAATTCGATGCCGATAAGAACGGCTCCAGCCCCCGAGGCCAAAACGaagcgacggcggcggcacaaCAATTCCTCTACGACTTCTTCAAACCCTACTActcccttctcccctcctACAGCCCCACCGACCCCAACTGCCAGCCGAGCGGGTGTCTAGCCACGGACTGGCTGCATGATGACCTGGCGGGTAACGGGAGCTACTGTAATTTCCAGGTGGGACTGCAGGAAGGGGATAAGGACATTCTGGCCATGAGACATGGGGTGCCGGAGGAAGGGGTGTGGATGGCGGGCGAACATACGGCGACGTTTGTGGCGTTGGGGACGGTGACGGGGGCGTATTGGAGTGGTGAGGATGTGGCGAGACGGATTGCGGAGGGGTATGGGAGGGGGggtgttgctggtgctggtgctggtgctggtgctggtgctggtgctggtgctggtgctggggagagggaggcggcTGTTTGATTTTGAGATGAGGATAAAAGGAAGGGTGTTGGGTGAATGAATGTGTATGATGGTTTGGAGATGAGGTTCAGCCGGCAGGAGTTTTGGGATATGTTGTTTTGTGGTGACAGATAGCGGTTCTTGTTAGTAGATATATTCAAAGGTGGGAAAGTTGGGAATACGGTTTCCGGGTGGCGGATACACAAGATAGGGTCTGAAAGATCATCCATCTTTCGATGGCGTTGCGGTGTTGCGGAATCTGTGACACCTCGGGCGCTTGTGTGATACCTAACCGTTGCCAATCTGTGCGACGTTTGGACATGGTAATTATTGTGTATACTAGGCGGATAGGCGTACGTACAAGTCATGGCGACGTCAGTTTTTTGTATTTAAGTTTTTTAGGTTTTCTTTCCTTGATGCAGCGTTTACACAGTGATTTCCACCTGTTGACACATTGGCCGAGCACCACTTGGGGTTGGGAAAAGGCCTGGATGGAACCGGAGATAGATCTACAGTCTCACGGGCAGTGAATTCGTGGGGTTCTTAAGTGGGTTTCCTAGGTATATGAGAGGTAGTCTGAACATGCCTAACACCAAAACACTTTATAAACTGCCAATGACACGCAGTGATAATTGTCAATTATAATGATACTTTGGAGTAGGCAATATTTTGTAATGATTGGAGGGCAGTTTCTGAGTAGGGCCAGTGTCCCTTGTGGATGTATCAGACCAGCATCCTTGTTTGATGAAGAGAAAAACAAGTTCTTCGCCACTCCAACAAGACGTTCTAACTTGAAATAGTCTCTCTGTTAATGATAACCGGAAGCGAATGTGTGATGGTCATGATGAGCGGCCAAGCTACATAGTGTAGTTTATTAGTGCACCATGACCGACCGGCACATGgtgttggaagaagaagagaccgCCCAAGATGATGGGGGGGAGGTTGATAAATGGACGGAAAAGGTCAACTGATTGGCGATACCTAccctaggtaaggtacctactgACCCCCTTGAGGCCGGGCTGTCACGGGGTTGGCTCAGCACCCCGGCAGACCTACCTAGGCAGTGACCCCAGCCGGCGGGAGCACACTAGTGGATGGCTCTTACCGGCTCCGGACAGGGATCGCTTACTGTTACTACAGCCCAGGTGCAGCGACCGGCTGTGTGTTGTGCTTGCACCACTTCGGACGCCGATGACAGAACCCCCATGGTGACGGATGGGAGAGGCCCGGTTGATGCAGTTACAGTGATGCATCCCCGCCAATGCTTCCACGACTTTTCAACACTGCCGGAACACAGCGCGCGATCAGTGTTGGAGTCCCACTGCCAAtcaatacctctacttctacAAGTGGAGGACATTGCATGCAGGGCATGTTCCATTCTTCCCCGTCCATCTGCCCGCCTTTGGggtccagtccagtcacGGTGGTGTTCACTTTCACAACTAACCATTCACATTCGCAttcacttccttcttcaacaaccgcATCCTTCTTAtcacctttcttctttccctacctacctacctacttgtaCACTACCACCACTTTTTCCTACGTAGGTTGTTCAGTCAAGGTTAGGTGAGTCACGGTCTTGAGGACTTCCACTCTACTTCGTTAGATCACGCCGACGCATCTGTTGCCGCTTCACCGTGTTCCTGaaacgacgacaacgaaaCAGGCTCCATTCAGTTACAGGCTTCCCACTCTGCAGTGGCCTGGCTACCACTGTGCCACTCCATTCAGtcccctctctccctccgTGAACGTCACCAGCGCCGAACGGGCTTCGCGTTATCTTATCAACAAACGGATAAGGCAGCCGACCAGgaactactacctacctaggtattccTACTACACTAGACAACCACAACCTGAACCACACACCTCCACTCCTCACAGCCCtctatacatacatacctctaggacCAACTACTAGCTAGACATACAACAACTCAAGCGATGCCCGCCGCTCAACCATGACCTCCCCGGTCTTGCGCTACCTCGTCCATACCGCTATTCGGCTTCCTGTTGGATGGTTGTTGTCATTGGAGGACGCTCTCCAGTGATCCAGTCCccttcgtcatcctcgctCGATATCCCATAGGCTTGTCATCTCACTCTGTCTTGACATTTGCTTGAAGAAGTTGGGCGCCGTTAACCGACCGACTTCGGCATCGAGACTTGTACACTTCCTTTTACACTTAGAACTACTACCATAACCACCCTTGACAACCCTGTCGGCATATCTTTACGACAACCGCGGGCTTCCCACTTCGTTCCCCGAGTACTCGCCTACGATACCCAAACATAATAACGAGCGAGCAGACGAACGAACGAAACCATGTCTTTCTTTTATCGGTCCTTCGCCAACTCGCTTCTGCCGAAGCAGTTGCTTCGCTTTATCTTAGCGCGCCTAGACCTCCTCGACTCCCAGGCACTTGATCTAGATAACCTCAACTTTGCTCTTGGGCGAAATACTGTTTTAGAGTTTCGTGATGTTGGACTTATTCTATCCGTATGTGTCGACTCCCACCTTCCACTCTGCCTTCGTACTAACCACCTGCTGCCGCTCCCTTGATAGAAACTTGAAGCCCTCACAAACCTTCCGCCAACGTTCAAGATCCAAAAGGCCAAAGTTCTCCTACTCCGCATCACAATACCGGTCGATATCTACAACAGTCCAATAATAGTCGAGGTTGAAGGTGTCGATACCCGGATACGGGTGGCGTCCAAGCAAGAGCAGGATGAACAAACggccaaaaacaaaaagggaACACACAAGGACGGCGACGAGGTTGTGCCAACTGCTGCCGACCTAGCTCAGTCTTTTCTGCAGACAGAAATCCCGACTGACGAGCAGAGACGGCTGGAAAAGGCTCTTGCCGAGGAAGCACAGGAGGCGTTATCAGAGTCCATGAGCGACTCCGAAACCGATGACGATGGCTCCTTCGCCACCTTCGGCACTGGTCAAGGCTTGTCACTACCAACGTTCTTGACCAATTTCCTGCAGGGCATTTTGGACAGGCTCCAGATCCGAATCCACAAGGTCACCTTCCAACTCGACATGCAAGTACCCGTCGAACCCGGTCTCTCGACAATAGAACTTGTTACGTTCCAGCTGGCGTTAGACGAGGTCATTGCGGAAGGAGTCACAGCACCTGGACAGCAAAAAGACGGTTCGCCTGCGATAGTACCGAGGGAGGGCAAGCGTCATATTCTTCTGGACAATCTCCGGGCATTCCTGATCACGGAAGCGAACGTGTTTTCTTCTCTCCTACCGACCCAGTCAGCCCAGTCCTTGGTGAAACCACAAGGACCAGCACCTCATGATGTACCGTCAACACTTCGTGATATGTCGGGTTCGATGCAGTCATCAGTGGGGGGCCTGGATATGAGCATAAGCCCAGATCAGATGGAAGCCCTGGATATGCTTGCACAGAGTCAATACGAAGTACGAGATAGCGAAGATGCTCTGAATATTCCGTATGAGAGCGACACTCAGTATCCAGAGGCCGAAGAGAATGTTGCTGGATCTTCGCCTCTCTCAACACCGAGGGCCTCGATGTACCAAGAACATGACACGCCGATGCTCCAGGACCATGCTAACTCAGCTATCATGCAACATCAGCCGGAACTTTGGTCATCCTACGAGCGCGGAATCCGATCAGAAccttctcttcatcctccaacaAGTTTTCAACCTCAAACCATGCCCTCTGGTGCTGTGTCTCCGGCTCCCTCTGAGCCTTCCTCGTCTGCCAGTTCGGTACGGTCGGACGACGATACGCCAAGCGCTGATACGGAGGACCTCGCTCAGTCACATCTCTACAGTCACGAGGAGGCTGAGAGCATGTACATGAGCGCTTTTTCTGATGCTCATTCGACACTGATGCCAGGAGCTTATATGCCTGGAGGTTGGGGAGCTGAATCGGAAGGGGGCGAGTCAGCCTCCGAGCGAGACCTCTCAACCACCCATCCAGTCGCAGGTGAACCGCAATCATCAACCCCTGTTGTCTCGGAACTGGCTAGCCCAACACCTATACCCGAGCAAAACCCAACAGCCCAAGGTTATGAGCCACAGCATGAAGATACTTCCACACCACGCGGGATTACGAGGATGGTAAAGGAGATCGTATCATTGGACTCCATATCTGTCTATGTTCCTTCAACGAGAAAGCAGGTTCTGGCACCAGTCACCAATCTTGCAAAGTCAAATCCTAACCTTCCAGGAGCGTTTTCGGTTCACCAATCATTTCACAGTAGTACTACGGATCAGTCGACGCTTTTAACCCCAGAGAACCTGAAAGAGGATCGCCAGGATTATGCTATCGAAATTGTTCTCAAGCCTCTGACACTCCGGTTCGACTCGTCAGTGGGATTCTTGCTCGCTATGGTTGTTACACGGCTCCTGGAAGCGTTCAAAGGGTCTTCAGACGAGGGGGCAGAAGTCAAGCCTTCAAGTACCGAATCGATTTTACCTGACATCAAGGTTTGCTTGGAGCAGGTTACGATGCAGTTTCTGGAGGAGCTGACTGGTGTGGCCGACTCTGCAAAGAGGATATACGAGACACAAAAACCCAATTTCGGCTCAGATGTCCTCCTTGAGGCCAGTCTTACGAACTTGAACGCCTTTACGCACCAGTCCGGATCGCAAACAGAAGTAAACGTCAGCATCGAGAAGTTCGCGTTCGGTTATGCCGATGAGGCCATCGTCTCGTTCACTGGCGAGGCTGATTTGTTCCAATCCACAGCAACTGTTGATATGCTATCTGTTGGGAAGGATATCGCAGTCAAGGCCACCATTACACCAGACGTGACTCGGGTTGACGTCAAAACACTACCGCTCTACCTAAAGCTCGATTTACAGAGGTTAGACGAGACTTTCAGCTGGTTTGGGGGACTGAGCGGTTTCCTCAATATGGGAGCGTCAGAGGACTCCGTAGCAAAGGCAGTACAGATACCAGCGAAGCCCCCACAAAAGACGCGGGGCGTCCGATTCGAAACCCCGATCGATCCTATGGAGAAGCGGTCAGGAAGCAAGATTGATGTGCGCATTAATGGCGTGCACGTGGACGTGATTGGCAAAGACTGCAGGGCAGTCCTGAACACGAGCGCTCTCAAGCTCGTGCACCGCGAAGAGGCAATTGCCGCTGTGCTGAAAACGATCAGGCTCTCCGGGCCCTACGTAAGGAATTCTCATGCTAGAGCGCCAGTCGTACTAGAGTTGGATAGTACAAGGCTGGACTACATCTTGACACCTCGGACCAGGGACCTCGAACGGCTTCTTGAGCTGATTACTCCCTCAAAGGTCAAGttcgacgaggacgaagatgagATTATGGTGGATACTCTGCTaaggcagaggaggaaggggggagtTCTTGGGCTAGAGGTTAAGAACTTCAAAGTAAGGGCGGGCAACTTGGCTTTACTTGATTGTATCCCGAGTTTGGTGGATGATCTCGCCAAGCTAGGGACGGTCGCAAAGTATCTGCCCGAGGATGACAGGCCTGGGCTGCTTACGCTTGGGCAGGTCACAAACGTGGATTGTGAAGTCGACGTTGGAGGCAGGTTCGGAGTTGTTAACGCGCGTTTGACAAACCTTGAGCTCGCCCAAATTACGGTGCCGTCGTTGGTGGCTGTCGCGGTAGGCGTTGTTACGGTCAATCGAAACGAGAACAGCCCgatcgaggaggagctggttAGCACTTCCACTGCCCATGCTCCGGGTTCTTCAAAGGCGCCCGTCCTGATGATGCGCATGATCGACGATATCGAACCGGTGTTGAAGATCAAGTTGTTCGGGCTGAATGTGGATTACCGGGTACCGACAATCATGGACGTGCTGGGGCTCATCCAGGAAGAGACCACTCCAGAGGAATTTGAGGCCAACTTAGCTGCGTCTGTTGCGAACCTCGGAGGCCAGGCGACTGCTGCGCTAAGGAGACAAGATACGCCAGAGAGCCCAGTGGTGGACAAGGAGTTCAAGCCCATCAAGCTTGATGTAGCTTTCCGCGACTGCGTTGTTGGCCTCAATCCTCTCGGTCAGGATTCGAAGCTGGCTATCGTACTGGCAGACTCGCATCTGGAAGCCATACCGGGCAAGGACAGCACGCTTGACGCTACAGCAACCTTGAAGAAGGCGTGCATTCTTCTCATTGATGATGTGAAAACCCTGCAAGACGTCCAGATCAACGCACGAGGACGCGCTCCAGCTATGAGCACTCCTCAGGCTCTTGAGCTATGCAGCAAGGGATTCGTCAGCATTTGTGAGATGTCATCTGCAAAAGCCGTCGTCAAGGTTGGCAAAGACGAGAATGGGGAATCCCACGTAGAGGTGTCTGTCCGCGATGACTTGCTTGTTCTCGAGACTTGTGCGGACTCAACGCAGACGCTCATCTCGTTGGCCAACGCACTCACGCCACCTACTCCCCCTAGCAAGGAAATCAAGTACAGGACGTCCGTGTTGCCTGTCGAGGATCTGTTCGCATCTATTACCCCTGACGCATTCGGAAGAGCGGAGGGCGAGTATGACTTTGACGATGACTTTGCGGGTGCTCAGGGCATCGAGTGTGGCAatgaagacgatgatgactACTATGGCATAGGAAGCACGGAGCATCTCGAAATCCAGTCAGAGGGGTACGGTGTCGCGGAGGAGTTGTTCGATGCCACGAACAGTTCGCTACTCGGCGATATTGAGGTGGAGAATACGAATGACGGCATGCTGGTTAGCACTGCAAACCTTGACGTGCCTCCGGTCAGCAGCCAGAGTGAGAGTGACTTGGATATTCAGGAGAATTACTTCTCTTCTGAGCCAGTCAAGAACACAACGCTCCGCTGGAACTCGAGGAAAAACCTTTACGATCAGTCAAGTGATGCTCAGGTCTTCAAGAGCCCTCTCGTCATCTGCGTTCGGGATGTTCATGTCATCTGGAATTTGTATGATGGTTACGACTGGGTTCGCACCAGGGAGATTATCACCAAGGCGGTCCAGGATGTGGAGGCTAAGGCGTACGAACGTAAAGCCCGAGCTGACCGTCACACTtatgaggatgaaggagatGAAGAATCGGTCGTTGATGACTGCTTGTTCAACTCCATATATATCGCGGTGGGACCCAACGGTGACCCGAGTAACCTCAGACGGGCTATCAACCAGGAGTTGCAGTATCaggacaccaccaccgaaacCGAGTCCGTCGCCACCACGGCCTTCACCACCTCAACTGTCCGCGCTTCAGGACACCGTCAATCGCGGCCGAGGGGGAAGACGCTGAAGCTTAGCCGCAGCAAGAACCACAAGATCACGTTCGAACTAAAGGGCGTCAACATCGACGTGGTGACCTTCCCACCAGGCAACGAGACCATCAATACCATCGATGTTCGCATCCACGACTTGGACGTCTTTGACCACATCCGGACTTCAACATGGAAGAAGTTCGCCATGTACGACATCGACGCCGGCGAACGGGAGCTTAGTAAGCACATGGTCCATCTTGAGGTGCTCAACGTCAAGCCTGTCCCGGACTTGCCGGCTACGGAGCTCGTGGTCAAGGTTAACATACTTCCACTGAGACTCCATGTCGACCAGGACGCTTTGGACTTTATCACGAGGTTCTTTGAGTTCAAGGATGAGACGCAGCCTATCCATCAGTCGTCTAGCGATGTACCATTTATTCAGCGCTGCGAGGTCGGTGATGTGCCAGTGCGGTTGGACTTTAAGCCAAAGCGGGTTGACTATGCCGGGCTGAGGTCTGGTCACACGACAGAATTCATGAACTTTGTCATCCTTGAGGATTCCAGGCTGGTGTTGAGACATGTTATACTCTATGGCGTCTCCGGTTTTGATAAGTTGGGCAAGAAGCTCAACGACATCTGGACCGCCGACGTCAAGTCGACTCAACTTCCTGGTGTCCTTGCCGGCGTGGCGCCCGTTCGCTCGCTTGTTAATGCCGGATCGGGCTTCAAGGACCTCATTGAGATACCCATCCGGGAGTATAAGAAGGACGGTCGGATCTTCCGCAGCATCGGTAAAGGAGCTACGGCGTTCGCAAAGACAACGGGCACCGAAGTCGTCAAACTCGGTGCCAAACTCGCCATTGGCACTCAATACGCCCTTCAGGGCGCAGAAGGCATGCTGGCCAAGAACCCACCCAACTACAATCACGCCggtccatcctcttcctccgccggCGTACCGGCCGGAGTAGACTACGAAGTCTGGGACGAAGAGGACTTTGGAGACCACCATACACCCAAGGCAATCAGTCTCTATGCCGACCAACCGCTAGGCATCATGCAAGGCATGCGTGGCGCCTACGCCAGCTTATCTCGGGATATAGCGATTGCCAGAGACGCGATCATCGCGGTGCCCACTGAAGTGATGGAGAGCTCGAGCGCACA is a genomic window containing:
- a CDS encoding amine oxidase codes for the protein MIIASRSSVSVFRLFASHKSTSRIYQDLKSSRLHTVSNFSFDKLSSRFGIFHSPCKSGTMDSTKRPHVGIVGAGMAGLRSAGYLLELGFQVTILEARDRLGGRIYQEKLPNGHFVDMGANWIHGTKENSIFQLAKETGTIATNWDGDAAVFDEHGDILPAKDSERYSTIMWNIIAEAFQYSDKHSADIDSNRSLLDFFKEKVVEQIPETEEDYARKRKIVLQMAELWGAFVGSPVEKQSLKFFWLEECLDGENLFCSGTYRKIMEKIVAPVVDGGADIKLQTRVAEIFGKSSTGSSNTVKVKTSDNQYYEFEELVLTTPLGWLKQNLQVFHPPLPPRLTTAIQSIGYGCLEKVYISFPKAFWLEPDAYNNNNNNNSNSNKNNRTVKGFCQWLSPSYASATNPSRWTNEIVELGSIDPSVAHPTLLFYIYGAESEYVTSKVSSLSSSSAPSSEFDADKNGSSPRGQNEATAAAQQFLYDFFKPYYSLLPSYSPTDPNCQPSGCLATDWLHDDLAGNGSYCNFQVGLQEGDKDILAMRHGVPEEGVWMAGEHTATFVALGTVTGAYWSGEDVARRIAEGYGRGGVAGAGAGAGAGAGAGAGAGEREAAV
- a CDS encoding ATG2, with the protein product MSFFYRSFANSLLPKQLLRFILARLDLLDSQALDLDNLNFALGRNTVLEFRDVGLILSKLEALTNLPPTFKIQKAKVLLLRITIPVDIYNSPIIVEVEGVDTRIRVASKQEQDEQTAKNKKGTHKDGDEVVPTAADLAQSFLQTEIPTDEQRRLEKALAEEAQEALSESMSDSETDDDGSFATFGTGQGLSLPTFLTNFLQGILDRLQIRIHKVTFQLDMQVPVEPGLSTIELVTFQLALDEVIAEGVTAPGQQKDGSPAIVPREGKRHILLDNLRAFLITEANVFSSLLPTQSAQSLVKPQGPAPHDVPSTLRDMSGSMQSSVGGLDMSISPDQMEALDMLAQSQYEVRDSEDALNIPYESDTQYPEAEENVAGSSPLSTPRASMYQEHDTPMLQDHANSAIMQHQPELWSSYERGIRSEPSLHPPTSFQPQTMPSGAVSPAPSEPSSSASSVRSDDDTPSADTEDLAQSHLYSHEEAESMYMSAFSDAHSTLMPGAYMPGGWGAESEGGESASERDLSTTHPVAGEPQSSTPVVSELASPTPIPEQNPTAQGYEPQHEDTSTPRGITRMVKEIVSLDSISVYVPSTRKQVLAPVTNLAKSNPNLPGAFSVHQSFHSSTTDQSTLLTPENLKEDRQDYAIEIVLKPLTLRFDSSVGFLLAMVVTRLLEAFKGSSDEGAEVKPSSTESILPDIKVCLEQVTMQFLEELTGVADSAKRIYETQKPNFGSDVLLEASLTNLNAFTHQSGSQTEVNVSIEKFAFGYADEAIVSFTGEADLFQSTATVDMLSVGKDIAVKATITPDVTRVDVKTLPLYLKLDLQRLDETFSWFGGLSGFLNMGASEDSVAKAVQIPAKPPQKTRGVRFETPIDPMEKRSGSKIDVRINGVHVDVIGKDCRAVLNTSALKLVHREEAIAAVLKTIRLSGPYVRNSHARAPVVLELDSTRLDYILTPRTRDLERLLELITPSKVKFDEDEDEIMVDTLLRQRRKGGVLGLEVKNFKVRAGNLALLDCIPSLVDDLAKLGTVAKYLPEDDRPGLLTLGQVTNVDCEVDVGGRFGVVNARLTNLELAQITVPSLVAVAVGVVTVNRNENSPIEEELVSTSTAHAPGSSKAPVLMMRMIDDIEPVLKIKLFGLNVDYRVPTIMDVLGLIQEETTPEEFEANLAASVANLGGQATAALRRQDTPESPVVDKEFKPIKLDVAFRDCVVGLNPLGQDSKLAIVLADSHLEAIPGKDSTLDATATLKKACILLIDDVKTLQDVQINARGRAPAMSTPQALELCSKGFVSICEMSSAKAVVKVGKDENGESHVEVSVRDDLLVLETCADSTQTLISLANALTPPTPPSKEIKYRTSVLPVEDLFASITPDAFGRAEGEYDFDDDFAGAQGIECGNEDDDDYYGIGSTEHLEIQSEGYGVAEELFDATNSSLLGDIEVENTNDGMLVSTANLDVPPVSSQSESDLDIQENYFSSEPVKNTTLRWNSRKNLYDQSSDAQVFKSPLVICVRDVHVIWNLYDGYDWVRTREIITKAVQDVEAKAYERKARADRHTYEDEGDEESVVDDCLFNSIYIAVGPNGDPSNLRRAINQELQYQDTTTETESVATTAFTTSTVRASGHRQSRPRGKTLKLSRSKNHKITFELKGVNIDVVTFPPGNETINTIDVRIHDLDVFDHIRTSTWKKFAMYDIDAGERELSKHMVHLEVLNVKPVPDLPATELVVKVNILPLRLHVDQDALDFITRFFEFKDETQPIHQSSSDVPFIQRCEVGDVPVRLDFKPKRVDYAGLRSGHTTEFMNFVILEDSRLVLRHVILYGVSGFDKLGKKLNDIWTADVKSTQLPGVLAGVAPVRSLVNAGSGFKDLIEIPIREYKKDGRIFRSIGKGATAFAKTTGTEVVKLGAKLAIGTQYALQGAEGMLAKNPPNYNHAGPSSSSAGVPAGVDYEVWDEEDFGDHHTPKAISLYADQPLGIMQGMRGAYASLSRDIAIARDAIIAVPTEVMESSSAQGAAKAVLMQAPTILFRPAIGVSKAIGQTLLGATNALDPNHRKRIEAKYKKH